A DNA window from Coffea arabica cultivar ET-39 chromosome 6c, Coffea Arabica ET-39 HiFi, whole genome shotgun sequence contains the following coding sequences:
- the LOC113693927 gene encoding senescence-specific cysteine protease SAG39-like codes for MAWTFNSMLVTAAFLLLAMLASQATARSLDEASLTEKHEQWMVEHGRVYKDEAEKAKRFKIFKETVEYIEAFNKAGNKSYVLGINRFADLTNEEFLSASTGYNYKPRKDVSQGTSFRYADVSDAPPSTDWRQKGAVTGVKDQAACGCCWAFSAVAAVEGIHKLKAGQLTSLSEQQLVDCDTSSNHGCSGGRMDEAFNFIASNGLATESEYPYQGADGTCNNDQGAVRITSYEDVPQNNEDALLQAVSKQPVSVGIEGSGMDFKNYQSGVFSGDCGNNLDHAVTLVGYGTSEDGTKYWLVKNSWGTSWGEDGYMRLQRDTGAPEGLCGIASQASYPTA; via the exons ATGGCTTGGACATTCAATTCTATGCTGGTTACTGCCGCATTCTTACTGCTGGCGATGTTGGCTTCTCAAGCTACGGCCCGCAGCTTGGATGAAGCCTCATTGACTGAAAAGCACGAGCAGTGGATGGTTGAACACGGACGGGTTTACAAGGATGAGGCAGAGAAGGCAAAGCgattcaagattttcaaggaaACTGTGGAGTACATTGAGGCCTTCAACAAGGCTGGGAACAAGTCTTACGTGTTGGGCATTAACCGATTTGCTGACCTGACAAACGAAGAGTTCCTATCAGCCAGCACTGGGTACAACTACAAACCAAGGAAAGACGTATCTCAAGGAACTTCATTCAGGTATGCAGATGTCAGTGACGCTCCGCCTTCCACGGACTGGAGACAGAAAGGTGCTGTCACTGGAGTCAAGGACCAGGCAGCTTGTG GATGTTGTTGGGCATTTTCAGCTGTTGCAGCCGTAGAAGGAATTCATAAACTCAAAGCCGGTCAGCTAACCTCGCTGTCTGAGCAACAGCTTGTTGACTGTGATACCAGTAGTAATCATGGCTGCAGTGGAGGTCGCATGGATGAAGCATTTAATTTCATTGCTAGCAATGGCCTCGCCACTGAATCCGAGTACCCATATCAAGGAGCTGATGGCACTTGCAATAACGACCAAGGAGCTGTCCGGATCACAAGTTATGAAGATGTCCCTCAGAATAACGAGGATGCTCTTCTGCAGGCCGTGTCTAAACAACCCGTATCAGTTGGCATTGAAGGCAGCGGCATGGACTTCAAAAACTATCAAAGCGGCGTTTTCTCCGGCGATTGTGGGAATAACTTGGACCATGCCGTGACACTAGTTGGATACGGTACAAGTGAGGATGGAACCAAGTATTGGTTGGTTAAGAATTCCTGGGGAACTAGCTGGGGTGAGGATGGGTACATGCGCCTTCAGAGAGACACTGGTGCTCCAGAAGGCCTTTGTGGCATCGCCAGCCAGGCTTCTTATCCCACTGCTTAG
- the LOC140008643 gene encoding senescence-specific cysteine protease SAG39-like translates to MAWTFNSMLITAAFLLLAMLASQATARSLYEASLTEKHEQWMVEHGRVYKDEAEKAKRFKIFKETVEYIEAFNKAGNKSYVLGINRFADLTNEEFLSASTGYNYKPRKDVSQGTSFRYADVSDAPPSTDWRQKGAVTGVKDQAACGKSWGTSWGEDGYMRLQRDTGAPEGLCGIASQASYPTA, encoded by the coding sequence ATGGCTTGGACATTCAATTCTATGCTGATTACTGCCGCATTCTTACTGCTGGCGATGTTGGCTTCTCAGGCTACCGCCCGGAGCTTGTATGAAGCCTCATTGACTGAAAAGCACGAGCAGTGGATGGTTGAACACGGACGGGTTTACAAGGATGAGGCAGAGAAGGCAAAGCgattcaagattttcaaggaaACTGTGGAGTACATTGAGGCCTTCAACAAGGCTGGGAACAAGTCTTACGTGTTGGGCATTAACCGATTTGCTGACCTGACAAACGAAGAGTTCCTATCAGCCAGCACTGGGTACAACTACAAACCAAGGAAAGACGTATCTCAAGGAACTTCATTCAGGTATGCAGATGTCAGTGACGCTCCGCCTTCCACGGACTGGAGACAGAAAGGTGCTGTCACTGGAGTCAAGGACCAGGCAGCTTGTGGTAAGTCCTGGGGAACTAGCTGGGGTGAGGATGGGTACATGCGCCTTCAGAGAGACACTGGTGCTCCAGAAGGCCTTTGTGGCATCGCCAGCCAGGCTTCTTATCCCACTGCTTAG
- the LOC113693060 gene encoding senescence-specific cysteine protease SAG39-like, whose translation MGSLPSKLSYDKRNYENVSAVPASMDWRKKGAVTGIKDQGQCGCCWAFSAVAAMEGIHQLKTGKLISLSEQELVDCDTAGEDEGCNGGLMDDAFTFIINNNGLTTEANYPYQAVDGTCNSNKEANHAAKITGYEDVPANNEAALLKAVANQPVSVAIDASGNGFQFYSSGVFAGDCGTELDHGVTAVGYGTSSDGTKYWLVKNSWGTGWGEKGYILMQRDIEAKEGLCGIAMQASYPTS comes from the exons ATGGG TTCATTGCCGTCCAAACTATCATATGACAAAAGAAATTATGAAAATGTTAGTGCAGTTCCAGCTTCCATGGACTGGAGAAAGAAGGGTGCGGTCACAGGGATTAAGGACCAAGGCCAATGTG GTTGTTGCTGGGCATTTTCAGCAGTCGCAGCCATGGAAGGAATCCATCAGCTGAAAACTGGTAAGCTGATCTCGTTGTCTGAGCAAGAACTTGTTGACTGCGACACTGCTGGGGAAGATGAAGGCTGCAATGGAGGCCTCATGGACGATGCATTCACCTTCATTATTAACAACAACGGCCTTACTACTGAAGCTAATTACCCGTACCAAGCCGTTGATGGAACTTGCAATAGCAACAAGGAGGCTAATCATGCTGCAAAGATCACCGGATATGAAGATGTCCCTGCAAACAATGAGGCTGCACTTTTGAAGGCTGTGGCCAATCAACCTGTTTCAGTTGCCATTGATGCTAGTGGCAATGGCTTCCAATTCTATTCAAGCGGCGTTTTCGCTGGTGATTGTGGGACTGAATTAGACCACGGTGTGACAGCCGTTGGGTACGGTACAAGCTCTGATGGAACCAAATATTGGTTGGTTAAGAATTCTTGGGGAACTGGCTGGGGTGAGAAGGGATACATCCTGATGCAAAGAGATATTGAAGCTAAAGAAGGCCTCTGTGGCATTGCGATGCAAGCTTCTTACCCTACTTCTTAA